In one Colletotrichum destructivum chromosome 2, complete sequence genomic region, the following are encoded:
- a CDS encoding Putative glycoside hydrolase superfamily, whose product MLFVRPIKAVAALIALPFFAQGQAVRFNNPEGVDIWCGKAYRSTNSSFDPGGWFPEPAISDIPLLRLKVRPRLSIHLETDATANLLIDAVVSNQVGSPLPVGFGHNSSAAVLKPLAIEILLGDDVLATEHVSLGSRDNEVALAVGSLTPRMEAYNITVRTTIDSTHVYEDWTEFSYLPYPEDYGSVARIDNLHGGLLAQRGKDAPWDLIFAYTYYTQWTLYWNDSVDTLNEFAAMGYNVIHIVPTGSLGEIPFPWDEFEPYLQRADELGLYLRYDVLWTWPNLTNMVDQVTRLRTHPSILLWYQSDEADGKANPANSTGIAYEQIRALDPYHPVSLALNCWDFHYAEYAAGADIVMSDVYPVAINATFSTVYGTECNATYGCCGCDDCEGRFEDIPARLDEFYRRDEILGWQKTQWFAPQAFGNETFWARYPTADEEVVMTVVAVNHGAKGIVMWNYPATDELEGLTSRLAGVFTDETAVGLLLGAGRTQDLAVQGAKRVDAAVWADAGKGLALISVVNLNYEDIRGEIRVVLPEGVEVGKVVEVLWGDVAWELGDGGGLVATDGLLGLQTSIIIAELS is encoded by the exons ACTCCTCCTTCGACCCAGGCGGTTGGTTCCCAGAGCCAGCCATCTCGGATATTCCGCTACTGCGACTGAAAGTGCGGCCGCGTCTGAGCATTCATCTCGAAACGGACGCAACAGCGAATCTCCTCATCGATGCCGTTGTTTCGAACCAGGTCGGCTCGCCACTtcccgtcggcttcggccacAACTCCTCGGCTGCGGTATTGAAGCCACTGGCTATCGAGATTCTTCTCGGAGACGATGTGCTCGCAACGGAACACGTCTCTCTCGGGTCGCGGGACAACGAGGTGGCTCTTGCAGTGGGCTCCCTGACTCCCCGAATGGAGGCCTACAACATCACTGTCCGTACGACGATAGACTCGACACACGTATACGAGGACTGGACCGAGTTCTCTTACCTTCCGTACCCCGAAGATTACGGCAGTGTGGCCCGCATAGACAACCTCCACGGCGGGCTTCTAGCGCAGAGAGGCAAAGACGCGCCGTGGGATCTCATCTTTGCGTACACTTATTACA CGCAATGGACCCTCTACTGGAATGACAGCGTCGACACACTCAACGAGTTCGCGGCCATGGGGTACAATGTCATCCACATCGTGCCCACGGGGAGCCTCGGCGAGatccccttcccctgggACGAATTCGAGCCGTATCTCCagcgcgccgacgagctcggcctctACCTCCGCTACGACGTCCTCTGGACGTGGCCCAACCTCACAAACATGGTCGACCAGGTCACCCGCCTGCGCACGCACCCGTCCATCCTGCTATGGTACCAgagcgacgaggccgacggcaaggcGAACCCGGCCAACTCGACGGGCATCGCGTACGAGCAGATCCGGGCCCTCGACCCGTACCACCccgtctccctcgccctTAACTGCTGGGACTTCCACTATGCCGAGTACGCCGCGGGCGCCGATATCGTCATGAGCGACGTGTATCCCGTGGCCATCAACGCGACCTTCTCGACCGTCTACGGCACCGAGTGCAACGCGACGTACGGCTGCTGCGGGTGCGACGACTGCGAGGGCCGGTTCGAGGACATCCCCGCGCGGCTGGACGAGTTCTACCGCCGCGACGAGATCCTGGGGTGGCAGAAGACGCAGTGGTTCGCGCCGCAGGCCTTTGGCAACGAGACCTTCTGGGCGCGGTACccgacggcggacgaggaggtcgtgATGACGGTCGTGGCGGTGAACCACGGGGCCAAGGGCATCGTGATGTGGAACTACCCGGCCACGGACGAGCTGGAGGGCCTGACGAGCCGGTTGGCCGGGGTGTTTACGGACGAGACGGCGGTCGGGCTCTTGCTGGGGGCCGGGAGGACGCAGGACCTGGCCGTCCAAGGGGCCAAGAgggtcgatgccgccgtgTGGGCGGACGCGGGAAAGGGACTGGCGCTGATCAGTGTCGTAAACCTCAACTATGAGGACATCCGAGGCGAGATCCGAGTCGTTCTGccggagggcgtcgaggttggcaaagtcgtcgaggtcctctGGGGAGATGTGGCCTGGGAGCTgggtgacggcggcggtttGGTCGCAACAGACGGGTTGCTTGGGCTGCAGACGTCCATCATCATTGCCGAGCTGTCATGA